From Camelina sativa cultivar DH55 chromosome 7, Cs, whole genome shotgun sequence, one genomic window encodes:
- the LOC104702771 gene encoding calmodulin-binding transcription activator 3-like gives MAEARRFSPVSELDVGQILSEARHRWLRPPEICEILQNYQRFQISTEPPTTPSSGSVFMFDRKVLRYFRKDGHNWRKKKDGKTVKEAHERLKAGSVDVLHCYYAHGQDNENFQRRSYWLLQEELSHIVFVHYLEVKGSRVSTSFNRMQKTEDATRSPQETGEALTSEHDGYASCSFNQNDHSNHSQTTDSASVNGFHTPELEDAESAYNQHGSSIVYSHQERQQPATRGNLTDFDPYYQVSLTPRDSYQKEFRTVPITHSSVMVDKSKTINSPGVTNGLRNKKSIDSQTWEEILGNCGSGAEGVPLQPNSEHEVLDQILQSSSFTMQDFASLQESMIKSGNQELNLGVTSDHTVCFQGQDIEPNAICSLASNEKAPYLSTMKQHLLDGALGEEGLKKMDSFNRWMSKELGDVGVLADANESFTQSSSRTYWGEVESEDGSNGHNSRRDLDGYVMSPSLSKEQLFSISDFSPSWAYVGCQVVVFVTGKFLKTREEAEIGEWSCMFGQTEVPADVIANGVLQCVAPMHEAGRVPFYVTCSNRLACSEVREFEYKVAESQIFDRETDDESTIDILEARFVKLLCSKSESSTAVSGNDSDLSQVSEKISLLLFENDDQLDQMLMNEISQENMKKNLLQEFLKESLHSWLLQKIAEGGKGPSVLDEGGQGVLHFAASLGYNWALEPTILAGVSVDFRDVNGWTALHWAAFFGRERIIGSLIALGAAPGTLTDPNPDFPSGSTPSDLAYANGHKGIAGYLSEYALRAHVSLLSLNDNNAETVETAPSPSSSSLTDSLTAVRNATQAAARIHQVFRAQSFQKKQLKELGDRKRGMSEERALSMLAPKTHKSGRAHSDDSVQAAAIRIQNKFRGYKGRKDYLITRQRIIRIQAHVRGYQVRKNYRKIIWSVGILEKVILRWRRKGAGLRGFKSDALVDNRMQDETEKEEDDDFFKQGRKQTEERLQKALARVKSMVQYPEARDQYRRLLNVVNDIQESKVEKALENSEGAACFDDDLIDIEALLGDDDTLMLPMSSSLWTN, from the exons ATGGCGGAAGCAAGACGATTTAGCCCTGTTAGTGAATTAG ATGTTGGCCAAATACTCTCTGAAGCACGTCACCGATGGCTTCGTCCACCtgaaatatgtgaaattttacAGAATTACCAAAGGTTTCAAATTTCTACCGAGCCACCTACTACACCATCAA GTGGGTCTGTTTTTATGTTTGATCGAAAGGTGCTCAGATACTTCAGGAAAGATGGGCATAATTggaggaagaaaaaagatggaAAGACAGTGAAAGAAGCTCACGAGAGGTTGAAG GCGGGAAGCGTTGATGTTCTACATTGTTACTATGCCCATGGACAAGACAATGAAAACTTTCAAAGACGCAGTTACTGGTTGCTTCAAGA AGAGCTTTCCCACATTGTTTTTGTCCACTATCTCGAAGTTAAG GGTAGTAGagtttctacttcttttaatcGGATGCAAAAGACTGAAGATGCTACTCGGTCTCCTCAAGAAACTGGGGAAGCCTTAACCAGTGAACACGATGGTTATGCTTCTTGCAGCTTTAATCAAAATGATCATAGCAACCATTCACAAACTACTGACTCAGCAAGTGTCAATGGTTTTCACACTCCAGAACTTGAAGATGCTGAATCAG CATACAATCAGCATGGAAGCTCCATAGTTTACTCTCATCAAGAACGTCAGCAGCCTGCAACTAGAGGAAACCTTACTGATTTTGATCCTTACTATCAAGTATCTTTGACGC CCAGGGATAGTTATCAGAAAGAGTTTCGCACAGTCCCCATAACACATTCTTCAGTTATGGTAGACAAAAGCAAAACTATAAACAGTCCTGGAGTAACAAATGGGTTAAGGAACAAAAAGTCCATTGATTCTCAAACCTGGGAAGAGATTTTGGGAAATTGTGGTTCTGGAGCTGAAGGCGTACCTTTGCAGCCTAACAGTGAGCATGAAGTGCTGGACCAAATACTCCAAAGCTCTTCTTTTACTATGCAAGATTTTGCCAGTCTACAAGAGTCCATGATCAAAAGCGGG AATCAGGAGTTAAATTTAGGAGTTACATCTGATCATACTGTGTGTTTCCAGGGACAAG ATATAGAGCCTAATGCTATATGCAGTCTAGCTTCAAACGAAAAAGCTCCATATCTATCCACGATGAAACAGCATCTGTTAGACGGTGCATTGGGCGAAGAAGGTTTGAAAAAGATGGACAGTTTCAATCGCTGGATGAGCAAAGAACTAGGAGATGTTGGTGTTCTAGCTGATGCAAACGAGTCCTTTACTCAATCAAGTTCGAGAACCTACTGGGGAGAAGTTGAGAGTGAGGATGGTTCCAATGGTCACAACTCTAGGAGGGACTTGGATGGATATGTTATGAGTCCTTCCCTCTCTAAGGAACAGCTCTTTAGTATCAGTGATTTCTCTCCAAGCTGGGCGTATGTGGGCTGTCAAGTGGTG gtttttgtcaCTGGAAAATTCTTAAAGACTCGGGAGGAGGCTGAAATTGGCGAGTGGTCTTGCATGTTTGGGCAAACAGAAGTTCCAGCAGATGTTATAGCTAATGGTGTTCTCCAATGTGTTGCTCCTATGCATGAGGCTGGAAGAGTTCCGTTTTATGTAACATGTTCCAACAGATTGGCATGCAGTGAAGTGCGTGAATTCGAGTATAAGGTTGCGGAGTCTCAAATTTTTGATAGAGAGACAGATGATGAGTCCACTATTGACATTCTTGAAGCAAGATTTGTTAAACTGTTGTGCTCGAAATCTGAAAGCTCAACCGCTGTTTCTGGGAATGACAGTGATTTGTCTCAAGTGAGCGAGAAGATTAGTTTACTGCTTTTCGAGAACGATGACCAGTTGGATCAGATGCTTATGAATGAAATCTCccaagaaaatatgaaaaagaatcttTTGCAGGAATTTCTGAAAGAAAGCTTACACTCATGGCTTTTACAAAAGATAGCAGAAGGGGGAAAAGGTCCAAGTGTTTTGGATGAAGGTGGCCAAGGTGTATTACACTTTGCAGCTTCTCTTGGTTACAACTGGGCCTTAGAACCAACAATACTTGCCGGTGTAAGCGTTGATTTTCGCGATGTAAATGGTTGGACGGCACTTCATTGGGCAGCTTTCTTTGGCAG GGAGCGGATAATTGGTTCACTCATAGCTCTTGGTGCTGCTCCTGGAACTTTAACCGACCCAAATCCAGATTTCCCATCAGGAAGCACACCTTCTGATCTAGCCTATGCTAATGGTCACAAAGGAATAGCTGGTTATCTCTCGGAATATGCCTTAAGGGCCCATGTTTCTTTGCTCAGTCTAAATGATAACAATGCAGAAACTGTTGAGACTGCTCCTAGCCCATCCAGCTCATCATTAACAGACTCGTTGACAGCTGTACGTAACGCTACTCAGGCAGCAGCTCGGATTCATCAGGTTTTCAGGGCTCAGTCTTTCCAGAAGAAGCAATTAAAGGAACTTGGAGATAGAAAGCGTGGAATGTCGGAGGAGCGTGCTCTTTCAATGCTTGCTcctaaaacacacaaatcagGACGGGCGCATAGTGATGATTCCGTGCAAGCCGCTGCTATCCGGATTCAGAACAAGTTCCGCGGTTACAAGGGAAGAAAAGACTATTTGATTACTAGACAAAGAATCATCAGAATACAG GCTCATGTGAGAGGTTATCAGGTTAGGAAAAACTACAGGAAGATAATTTGGTCAGTGGGGATATTGGAGAAGGTGATATTGCGTTGGAGACGGAAAGGAGCTGGTTTGCGCGGGTTTAAGTCAGACGCACTTGTTGATAATAGGATgcaagatgaaacagagaaagaagaagatgatgactttttcaaacaaggaagaaaacaaacagaggAAAGGCTACAAAAAGCTCTTGCAAGAGTGAAATCAATGGTTCAATATCCTGAAGCTAGAGATCAGTACCGTAGATTGCTAAATGTGGTCAACGATATCCAAGAAAGCAAG GTGGAAAAGGCTCTTGAAAATTCAGAAGGAGCAGCATGTTTTGATGATGATCTGATAGATATCGAAGCATTGTTGGGAGACGATGACACATTGATGTTGCCTATGTCCTCATCTTTATGGACCAATTAG
- the LOC104702770 gene encoding ubiquitin carboxyl-terminal hydrolase 4, whose amino-acid sequence MGAAGSKLEKALGDQFPEGERYFGFENFGNTCYCNSVLQALYFCAPFREQLLEHYTNNKADADENLLTCLADLFSQISSQKKKTGVIAPKRFVQRLKKQNELFRIYMHQDAHEFLNYLLNELVDILEKEAKATKTGRETSSSPEKIANGSKAPQENGVLKEPIVTWVHKIFQGILTNETRCLRCETVTARDETFLDLSLDIEQNSSITSCLKNFSSTETLHAEDKFFCDQCCSLQEAQKRMKIKKPPHILVIHLKRFKYIEQLGRYKKLSYRVVFPLELKLSNTVEEYVDIEYSLFAVVVHVGSGPNHGHYVSLVKSHNHWLFFDDETVEMIEESAVQTFFGSSQEYSSNTDHGYILLYESLGTRASEQEPNLIKFILTQKNRKFVY is encoded by the exons ATGGGCGCCGCGGGATCCAAACTCGAGAAAGCTCTCGGCGACCAGTTCCCGGAAGGAGAACGCTACTTCGGATTCGAAAACTTCGGAAACACTTGTTACTGTAACAGTGTTTTACAG GCTCTTTATTTTTGTGCTCCATTTCGTGAACAATTGCTTGAAcactatacaaataataaagCTGATGCTGACGAGAATCTCTTGACATGCTTGGCAGACTTGTTTTCCCAG ATAAGttcccagaagaagaaaacaggaGTGATTGCTCCGAAGCGTTTTGTACAGAGATTGAAAAAACAGAATGAGCTTTTCCGGATTTATATGCATCAG GACGCACATGAGTTCCTGAACTATTTGCTAAATGAACTTGTGGACATCTTAGAGAAAGAGGCAAAAGCTACAAAAACGGGGCGTGAAACGTCATCATCTCCTGAAAAGATTGCAAATGGATCGAAAGCTCCTCAGGAAAATGGTGTTCTTAAAGAACCTATTGTTACATGGGTGCACAAGATTTTTCAG GGTATACTTACCAATGAGACAAGGTGTCTGCGGTGTGAGACAGTAACAGCAAGAGATGAAACTTTCCTAGACTTGAGCCTTGATATTGAACAGAACAGTTCGATAACTAGCTGTTTGAAAAACTTCAGCTCCACAGAGACTCTACACGCTGAAGACAAATTTTTCTGTGACCAATGCTGCAG TTTACAAGAAGCGCagaagaggatgaagatcaAGAAACCGCCACACATCTTAGTTATACATCTGAAACGGTTTAAATACATCGAACAATTGGGCCGCTACAAGAAGCTATCTTACAGAGTTGTCTTCCCGCTGGAACTGAAACTCAGCAACACAGTGGAAGAATATGTGGACATCGAGTACTCCCTCTTTGCAGTTGTGGTTCATGTCGGAAGTGGACCAAACCATGGTCACTATGTTAGCCTCGTGAAATCTCATAACCATTGGCTCTTCTTTGATGATGAAACTGTTGAAATGATTGAAGAATCTGCTGTTCAGACATTCTTTGGCTCATCACAAGAGTACTCGAGCAACACTGATCATGGCTACATCTTGTTATACGAGAGCCTCGGAACGAGAGCCTCGGAACAAGAACCTAATctcatcaaatttattttaactcAGAAAAACAGAAAGTTTGTATACTAA